CCCAAAGTCAAAAATATGTTTATAAACTTATGATATTTAtaattcaataaaccatttaatttcTATGATACCAAAAGTCAGTTTATTCGAACTGAAATCCTAACTGTTTTACATATGATTTGACGTATCTCTGAATATCTACAATTTATCAAATTACCTTTTCTGTAAAAGAGATTTAAGGTTATCTAGCGAGGTAATGTAAATAcaaagcttagcttataataataataataataataataataataataataataataataataataaaaataataaaaataataattttttaaatatataatgataataaatgcattgcttagcttataataataataataattttttaaatatataataataataaatgcattgcttagcttataataataataataataataataataataataattttttaaatatgtaataataataaatgcattgcttagcttataataataataataataataataataataataataataataataataattttttaatataataataataaatgcattgcttagcttataataataataataataataataataataataatttttcaaatatataataataataaatgcattgcttagcttataataataataataataataataataataataataataataattttttaatataataataataaatgcattgcttagcttataataataataataataataataataataataattttttaaatatataataataataaatgcattgcttagcttataataataataataataataataataataataataattttttaaatatataataataataaatgcattgcttagcttataataataataataataataataataataataataataataataataataataaaccaaaatccctaatatcgcaagagggtctgcccctctcttttattcttctcctgtacttctctttctccccttttccttaatctttcccatcccgagtacctgccttcgagctataaactggattgtatccaggagtACTCTTCTtttcccccatattccccacttccctattcttttccttattatcataataataaaaataataataaattgcaaaaCTTTCAAAGTTGCCTAGAGCGAGTATTATGAataagttacaagtaaaatatatatttcaatgttatggaATAATAATGTATGAGACGAAAACAGTACAATAGAGACCAGATATCAAAAAAGGTAATGAGAACAGtgatgaacaaaagaggagaaatgataataactttctccttttttgttaacgtttatggtaacactcacccttcgCGCCTACTTCTTAGCCTTCTTCTGCAGAATCCTGTTGCCGTCGAAGGAGGTCCTGCTTCCCTTTTCTGGGACCTTTGACCTTCTCTGGTGCAATGAGGGCAATTTAATAGACATTTTCTGGTTTGTACTATGCCTATCAtcaacacaccctatggtactataCCTATCACCAACAAaacctatggtactatgcctatcaccaacactcCCTATGGTACTATACCTATCACCAACACTCCCTATGGTACTGTGCCTATCACCAACACAACCtgtggtactatgcctatcaccaacaaaccctatggtactatgcctatctcCAACAccccctatggtactatgcctatctcCAACACCCCCTATGGTACTGTGCCTATCACCAAAACAACCtgtggtactatgcctatcaccaacaaaccctattgtTCTATAACTATCACCAATAAACCCTATTGTTCTATAACTATCACCAACAAACCCTTTGGTCCTATTcctatcaccaacaaaccctattgctctatgcctatcaccaacaaaccctatggtactatgcctatcaccaacacaacCTATGGTACTATGCGTATCACCAaaaaaccctatggtactatgcctatcaccaacacaatCTATTGTTCTATACCTATCACCAACAAACCTTATGGTACTATGActatcaccaacaaaccctatggtactatgctaTCACCAACAATCCCTATgatactatgcctatcaccaaaacaccctatggtactatgcctatcaccaacaaaccctattgaTCTATGCCTATCACCAaaacaccctatggtactatgcctatcaccaacaaaccctattgaTCTATACCTATCACCAaaaaaccctatggtactatgcctatcaccaaaaCACCCtctggtactatgcctatcaccaacacaccctatggtactatgcctatcaccaacactccctatggtactatgcctgtCACCAACACTCCCTAGGGTACTATggctatcaccaacacaccctatgttactatgcctatcaccaacaaacCCCATTGTTCTATAcctatcaccaacaaaccctatggtactatgcctatcaccaacaaaccctattgtTCTATACCTATCACCAACactccctatggtactatgcctatcaccaacactcCCTATgatactatgcctatcaccaacactcCCTATGGTACTATAcctgtcaccaacaaaccctatggttcTATACCTATCACCAACactccctatggtactatgcctatcaccaacactcCCTATgatactatgcctatcaccaacaaaccctatcgATCTATACCTATCACCAaaaaaccctatggtactatgcctatcaccaaaaCACCCtctggtactatgcctatcaccaacacaccctatggtactatgcctatcaccaacactccctatggtactatgcctgtCACCAACactccctatggtactatgcctatcaccaacactccctatggtactatgcctgtCACCAACactccctatggtactatgcctatcaccaacaaacCCCATTGTTCTATAcctatcaccaacaaaccctatggtactatgcctatcaccaacaaaccctattgtTCTATACCTATCACCAACactccctatggtactatgcctatcaccaacactcCCTATgatactatgcctatcaccaacactcCCTATgatactatgcctatcaccaacaaaccctatcgATCTATACCTATCACCAaaaaaccctatggtactatgcctatcaccaaaaCACCCtctggtactatgcctatcaccaacacaccctatggtactatgcctatcaccaacactcCTTATGGTACTATGCCTGTCACCAACactccctatggtactatgcctatcgcCAACactccctatggtactatgcctgtCACCAAAactccctatggtactatgcctatcaccaacactcCCTATGGTACTATAcctgtcaccaacaaaccctattgtACTATACCTATCACCTACAAACCCTATAGTACCATAACTATCACCAACAacccctatggtactatgcctatcaccaaaaCACCCTATGTTACTATGCCTGTCACCAACACTCCCTATGGAACTATGCCTGTCACCAACACTCCCTATGGTACTATggctatcaccaacacaccctatgttactatgcctatcaccaacaaaccctattgtTCTATACCTATCaacaacaaaccctatggtactatgcctatcaccaacaaaccctattgtTCTATACCTATCACCAACactccctatggtactatgcctatcaccaacactccctatggtactatgcctgtCACCAACactccctatggtactatgcctgtCACCAACACTCCCTATGGTACTATggctatcaccaacacaccctatggtactatacctgtcaccaacaaaccctattgtACTATACCTATCACCTACAAACCCTATAGTACCATAACTATCACCAACAacccctatggtactatgcctatcaccaaaaCACCCTATGTTACTATGCCTGTCACCAACactccctatggtactatgcctgtCACCAACactccctatggtactatgcctgtCACCAACACTCCCTATGGTACTATggctatcaccaacacaccctatgttactatgcctatcaccaacaaaccctattgtTCTATACCTATCaacaacaaaccctatggtactatgcctatcaccaacaaaccctattgtTCTATACCTATCACCAACactccctatggtactatgcctatcaccaacactccctatggtactatgcctgtCACCAACactccctatggtactatgcctgtCACCAACactccctatggtactatgcctgtCACCAACACTCCCTATGGTACTATggctatcaccaacacaccctatggtactatacctgtcaccaacaaaccctatggtactataccTATCACctacaaaccctatggtactatacccatcaccaacaaaccctattgtATTATGCCTATcacccacaaaccctatggtactatacccatcaccaacaaaccctattgtATTATGCCTATCACCCACAAACCCTATAGTACCATAACTATCACCAAAACACCCTATgatactatgcctatcaccaaaaCACcgtatggtactatgcctatcaccaacaaaccctattgaTCTATGCCTATCACCAaaacaccctatggtactatgcctatcaccaacaaaccctattgaTCTATACCTATCACCAaaaaaccctatggtactatgcctatcaccaacacaccctctGGTACTATGTCTATCACCAACactccctatggtactatgcctgtCACCAACACACCCTCTGGTACTATGTCTATCACCAACactccctatggtactatgcctgtCACCAACactccctatggtactatgcctgtCACCAACACTCCCTagggtactatgcctatcaccaacaaaccctattgtTCTATACCTATCACCAACACTCCCTATGTTACTATGCCTTTCAACAACACACCCTATGATAGCCTACTAgactatcaccaacacaccctagtACACTGTACAACAATGCACTTTCCTATTCTCCAACACCACCAACCAAAGCCCCTTTCAGAATGCCCATTCCTACGGCCTCCATAATGGTCAAGATCACATTCCCCCTCAAACGAAAATCAAGAGAAACACTTTCAAATAATTCACTTCATTCCGTCCGCCATATTGGAACTTGAAACTTCGAGTGCAGATGTTTCACTAATCACATTAATAACGTCAATTAACGCAATTCTAAGTAGCGTTGCTTGATctagaacatcactgtcactcgatgccatgtttATAATGAGTAATTAACAGTAATTAACGATTTTCACTGCAATAATCACTAAATAATCGAGAAAATAATCGAGAACACGAATTCAAACGCGGCGGGACTATGACGTAACTCTGGACTGACTGACGgggatgggggagggggagggaggaggaggaagcttCCTTGATTCTGATTGGCTGATACCGAAGGCAATGCGGGGTTCTGATTGGCTGATGTCGAAGGCGATGCGGGGTTCTGATTGGCTGGGAtagactctctctgtctctcagcACCTTCGCTTTGAAAGTGGGTTactcaaataaaaatctaaatatactgtcaagcagattattattattattattattattattattattattattattattattattattattattattattattatttagttcaaTACATTTATTAGAGAAAACATTAATCAAATCAAAGTCTAAAGTCGATACTGAAGTCTGACTAAACTGAGACGCGGATAAACTGAAGCGCTTTCATTGTGAAACTCCTTTTTACTGAGACACTGCCATACTGAGACACTGCCATACTGAGACATGGCTTTATTGAGACATTTTTATTGAGGCAACATTATACTGTAACATTTAATTATGACGTTGTTTTACTGGAGTGATTTCTACACTGAGACTACTTGACTGAGACATTACTATAGTGAGGCATTACTATACTGAAACACTACTATACTGAGACATTACTATACTGAGACGCTATAATGAGACATTACTATACTGAGACGCTATAATGAGACATTACTATACTGAGACGTTATAATGAGACATTGCTATACTGAGACACTACTATACTGAGGTACTACTATACCGAGGCATTACTATACAGAGACATTGTTATAATGAGACATTACTAGGCTGAGACATTACTATACTGAGACACTACTACAATGAGACATTACTATACTGAGACACTACTACAATGAGACATTACTATACTGAGACATTACTATATTGAGAAACTACTATACTGAGACATTACTATACTGAGAAATTACTATAATGAGACATTACTATACTGAGACACTACTACAATGAGACATTACTATACTGAGACACTACTACAATGAGACATTACTATACTGAGACATTACTATATTGAGAAACTACTATACTGAGACATTACTATACTGAGAAATTACTATACTGAGACATTACTATATTGAGAAACTACTGTACTGAGAAATTACTATACTGAGACATTACTATACTGAGACACTACTACAATGAGACATTACTATACTGAGACATTACTATATTGAGAAACTACTATACTGAGACATTACTATACTGAGAAATTACTATACTGAGACATTACTACAATGAGACATTACTATACTGAGACATTACTATATTGAGAAACTACTATACTGAGACATTACTATACTGAGAAATTACTATACTGAGACACTACTACAATGAGACATTACTATACTGAGACATTACTATATTGAGAAACTACTGTACTGAGAAATTACTATACTGAGACACTACTACAATGAGACATTACTATACTGAGACATTACTATACTGAGAAATTACTATAATGAGACATTACTATACTGAGAAACTACTATACTGAGACATTACTATACTGAGAAATTACTATAATGAGACATTACTATACTGAGAAATTACTATACTGAGACACTACTACAATGAGACATTACTATACTGAGACATTACTATACTGAGGCATGtgtttaatgaaaaaatacaaCAGCGTGGAACTACGGTAATGAACATTTGTACTGAGACATTCTGAGACATACTGaaacaaaatttcactgaagcatatgtacatttttacattttttaccAGTAAATATAACTCAGTATTTTCTTAAAATCTAAATCgcgttattttatttatatgcttGGATAGACCTTGagaaatatttacacatatttataaatatacatttgtattaaatcaagaatatatatatatatatatatatatatatatatatatatatatatatatatatatatatatatatatatatatatatatacatatacatatatatatatatatatatatatatatatatatatatatatatatatatatatatgcacacataaatatatatatatatatatatatatatatatatatatatatatatatatatatatatggacaatcgAAGGAATACCAGAGTTGTTGACATAGCAGTACTCACTTTAAGCCAGCACATCATGTCAGGATTCGAACTCAACCACTGAGTTAACTACTAGCATAAAGGCAATCTCTTGCACTAGTAAACCCATAATTTATCTATATTCTTTTCCTTATCTTCATATCAGACTTATTGTTTAACATTAAACTCCTACAAATACGACCAGGCTTTAATTTAAGATATTAACCAATTGGCCATTGGCTGAAATATACATAAATGCTAACACTTGTTTGGTTTAAGCGGATATACTGTATCCAGCCACACGCATTGATCAAAATAAAACTGATAGCGAAGGTGATATGCAAAGTGGTCGCTTTATCCAAATTCCATTGAAAATGATACTCTGCAAATTTTAgtttttatccaattttttttttttttttttttttttttttttttttttttttttttttttttttttttttttttttttgtaatatcaaaCGTCGACTGTGTATCCCTTTACAATATTAAAATCCAAAAGCCTGAAAAAAACCATCAGTTGGGACAACGTTTTCAATAGTTATCTGATTTTCGGAAAATGTATAAATGTCCGgagattaatatcaataaaaaaaagtaacattttgaACTATAAAAAGGATTATTTGAGATATGAAATATTGCTGACAAATTTGGTTTTGAGTGTTTATCTGCTTtggatttttgttctttttttttcagaaacattcactgacaattttttttttttttttgcctgtactCTAGCATATTCGAAATGATCGGAGATAATATTAttagataattaataattgataattgataattgaagtAGACTAGCAACTGTTgcgtttatatataattcatatatatatgtatatatatatatatatatatatatatatatatatatatatatatatatatatataagtatatatatatatacacacacacacacatatatatatatatatatatatatatatatatatatatgtatatatatatatatatatatatatatatatatatatatatatatatatatatatatatatatgtctatatataacatttgctgcaaatttgaacttttgaagttccaccgattcaactttgaacttttgaagttccaccgattcaactacccgatttaggaagatcattcacccAATAACAGAAATATAGCAGAAATATTATACCATAATTCCAAACCAGAAATCATAAACATAATAACGACACAGTCTTCGTGTTATTGTATTTGCCTCACGTAGGCATTGCATGCCTCTTGTCAATCacataaggggggggggagaagaggggggtaggggagggggggggggggtagggggtagggggagGAGTAGGGGGAGGGGGGTGTAAACAGCTCAACAACCCATGCCTGACCTCATAGACCGTTGACCTGTGGGATTATAAAAATTGTTTATTGGTGCTTCGAGGTTAACAATACGTGACCTGATCATGTTAGAAAGACTATTCTCGAAACATTTTTCAAACGTCCATGCCTTGCggtctactggactggggttcgagaccccgctcaagctcaatagcttGTAGTGTCTGAACATTaccaatcttgtgagctaaggattggggtgtttgggggagcatataggtctacttactgagtcatcagcagccattgcctggacctctttggttctagcttgagtggaaaaggagcttgggcgctgatcatatgtatatatggtcagtctctagggcattgtcctgcttgatagggtaatgccactgtcccttgcctctgccattcatgagcggcctttaaacctttaaaccttctggTATAtttctgagccatcagcagccattgcacggccctccctggtcctagcttgggtggagaggggactggggagctgattatatgtatgtatatatatacagtatatatatatatatatatatctatatatatatatatatatatatatatatatatatgtatatatatatatatatgtatatatatatatatatatatatatatatatatatatacatatatatatatatatatatatatatatatatatatatatatatatatatatatacactgtacattaaACAACTTCAAACACGAACACAAGTAATAACCCCAACATAACAGATACTACACCTATCTCCagcacctcctcctccttctccaacacctcctactcctccaacgactcctcctccatctccaacacctcttcctccttctccaacacctcctccacctcctccaacgcctcctcctccttctccaacacCTCTTCCATCTCCAACACCTCCTCCTCCAACACCTTCTCCTCCACCTCCAACGCCTCATCCTCCTTCTCcaacaccacctcctcctccttttccaacACTTACTCCTTCTTcaacacctcctcctccttctccagcacctccccctccttctccaacacctcctcctccttctccaacacCCCTTCCTCcctctccaccacctcctcctccttctccaacacTCCTCCACCTTCGTCAACACCTTCTCCTCCgtctccaccacctcctcctacaacacctcctcctccttctccaacacctcctccaccttctccaacacctcctcctctttctccaacacttcctcctccttctccaacacCATTTCCTCCTtcatcaccacctcctcctccttctccaacacctcctcctccatctccaacACCCCTTCCTCCCTCTCCACCACTTCCTCCTCCTTATTCAacacctcctccttcttctccaatacctcctcctccttctccaacacCTTCTCCTCCTTTTCCAACACTTCATCCTTCTCCAACACCTCCACCTCCTTCTCCAACACCTACATCAATCCCCCAAAAGCGAGCAGTCTTCGAGAATCTATTTCTGGAACCCGCCATTACCGGGAGCACACAGGAAACAGGGCAAATTCTGCTCTGTGCGCCAGAGAGGAAATTGCCACAAATACCAATATGCAATTGATCCATTGACCCGAGATCGTCTTTCACCTGCTGCAGGTGTACCAGACGGTATCTGCTGAGCTCACAAAAGGTGTTTTTCTCATTGCGTCTTCGAGGGAAAGCTGTTATTCTTATCCTTGTGAGGATCTGCTGGAGTTTGTTGAGCTAGCTCAAAGGGATATGGGTCGTGCGAATTCTTCAGAGATATTGAGGCCTTCTTTCTTctgtaccaatgttttttatttggTTTCATTTACTAGATTATACATTTTTCTTTGTGAAGGGGATGCATTTTTTCATATGATATTGAGGGTTTGGctgagatgaaatatatataatttttttttcatacctacAGTCTTATTCCAGTGTCTGgtataataaaatagtttttttaaggTTGTGTTTTATgagtaatatttttcatatatctacTATAGTCTTATTTCAGTGTCTAATATAATATTTTcactaagttttttttattatatatatattttactctaaCTTGAGTTCTGTATTTTGGAAATTATTCATTTGGTTTCATTTACTGGCTTATTTATTCTTTGTATGAAAGGGattctttttcttaaatgataTTGAAAGTTTAGCTGAGATGATatataaatgagtttttttttcagtgtctgatataatatttttttgcaaagattttttttttattataacaattttTTCTCTAACTTAAGTTCTGTAATTTGGAaagtaattagatatattttctttattctttttcttaagtCTTATTTTAGTGTCCAATATAATATTAAGGTTTTTCAATACTagtgtgaagtatatatatatatatatatatatatatatatatatatatatatatatatatatatatatatatatatatatatatatacatatatgtgtacatatatataatggattttttttcatgATCTACATATTTTTCTCTAAGAAGAGTTTATATTTTGCACatttgtttttagagagagagagagagagagagagagagagagagagagagagagagagagagagagagagagagagagagagcttccattttctttattatcacattttaaaaaataatgattgaaTAAATAACATTATATAACACTCAACATAGAAAAATACAAATACACCAAGTTATAAAATTCAATAGATTTCCTATGCCTTAATtcatacaaaatattaaaatccttCGAGTTTATACTAGCCAAATTAATGCTTAATTATAATACACAGCCAAGCGTGAATACACCATATTTGAGTTATTATTCGAGTTAATAACAAACGACTTTCGATATTCGTTTTGCTTGATTAAAGCATATAATAATTCATATTGAATTTCCTAGCCCAATAgccatgaaagttttttttttttttttttttttaacgtcaatTCGAATCGAATAGGTATTTGATTTTAAAATGAATTTGAAATTAATCAAATGAGGTTATTAGAgtagactgttattattattattattattattattattattattattattattgttttgttgttgttgttgttgttcttggtcttgttattattattattattattattattatttttattttattattattattattattatttctattattataattaaatatgataataataataataataataataataataataataaaaataataatactattattattatcattattattattattactatcattattattattattattattattattattattagtagtagtagtagtagtagtagtagtagtaataataataataataataataataataataacaacaacaacaacaacaacaacaacaacaaccacttcTCTCTTCCTACAACAACAAGACTTAACCCGAAGAAAGATTAAGTTAGAAAGCAGAAAGAAGAAACGAAGCCTTTGATATCTGAGTCTGTGAGACTCCATTTGTTTAAGCCAATAGCTACCAGAACGGTCTGCCAACAGCCAATATATATTTGGAGGAGACTCTGGGGTTAAAGAGCTTTTCTTATTGCATTTAGAGCTTGCATATGATTTCTTTTATAATAGGGAAggttggtgtgtatgtgtgtgtatatatgtatttatatatatatagatatatataaatatgtatatatatatatatatatatatatatatatatatatatatatatatatatatatatatatatttacagtatatgtgtatacatataaattatatatgtttatatatttaaatgtatatataaattatatatatacatatatttatacacatatatatatatatataaattatatatatacatatatatacatatatatatatatatatatatatatatatat
Above is a genomic segment from Palaemon carinicauda isolate YSFRI2023 unplaced genomic scaffold, ASM3689809v2 scaffold876, whole genome shotgun sequence containing:
- the LOC137637588 gene encoding adhesive plaque matrix protein-like; amino-acid sequence: MPIINTPYGTIPITNKTYGTMPITNTPYGTIPITNTPYGTVPITNTTCGTMPITNKPYGTMPISNTPYGTMPISNTPYGTVPITKTTCGTMPITNKPYCSITITNKPYCSITITNKPFGPIPITNKPYCSMPITNKPYGTMPITNTTYGTMRITKKPYGTMPITNTIYCSIPITNKPYGTMTITNKPYGTMLSPTIPMILCLSPKHPMGTMAITNTPYVTMPITNKPHCSIPITNKPYGTMPITNKPYCSIPITNTPYGTMPITNTPYDTMPITNTPYGTIPVTNKPYGSIPITNTPYGTMPITNTPYDTMPITNKPYRSIPITKKPYGTMPITKTPSGTMPITNTPYGTMPITNTPYGTMPVTNTPYGTMPITNTPYGTMPVTNTPYGTMPITNKPHCSIPITNKPYGTMPITNKPYCSIPITNTPYGTMPITNTPYDTMPITNTPYDTMPITNKPYRSIPITKKPYGTMPITKTPSGTMPITNTPYGTMPITNTPYGTMPVTNTPYGTMPIANTPYGTMPVTKTPYGTMPITNTPYGTIPVTNKPYCTIPITYKPYSTITITNNPYGTMPITKTPYVTMPVTNTPYGTMPVTNTPYGTMAITNTPYVTMPITNKPYCSIPINNKPYGTMPITNKPYCSIPITNTPYGTMPITNTPYGTMPVTNTPYGTMPVTNTPYGTMAITNTPYGTIPVTNKPYCTIPITYKPYSTITITNNPYGTMPITKTPYVTMPVTNTPYGTMPVTNTPYGTMPVTNTPYGTMAITNTPYVTMPITNKPYCSIPINNKPYGTMPITNKPYCSIPITNTPYGTMPITNTPYGTMPVTNTPYGTMPVTNTPYGTMPVTNTPYGTMAITNTPYGTIPVTNKPYGTIPITYKPYGTIPITNKPYCIMPITHKPYGTIPITNKPYCIMPITHKPYSTITITKTPYDTMPITKTPYGTMPITNKPY
- the LOC137637589 gene encoding uncharacterized protein; translated protein: MPITNTPSGTMSITNTPYGTMPVTNTPSGTMSITNTPYGTMPVTNTPYDTTPISSTSSSFSNTSYSSNDSSSISNTSSSFSNTSSTSSNASSSFSNTSSISNTSSSNTFSSTSNASSSFSNTTSSSFSNTYSFFNTSSSFSSTSPSFSNTSSSFSNTPSSLSTTSSSFSNTPPPSSTPSPPSPPPPPTTPPPPSPTPPPPSPTPPPLSPTLPPPSPTPFPPSSPPPPPSPTPPPPSPTPLPPSPPLPPPYSTPPPSSPIPPPPSPTPSPPFPTLHPSPTPPPPSPTPTSIPQKRAVFENLFLEPAITGSTQETGQILLCAPERKLPQIPICN